In Streptomyces alboniger, the following are encoded in one genomic region:
- the pepN gene encoding aminopeptidase N: MPALTRDEAQTRAQLIDVHRYTVELDLTQAADPARETFDSRTVIRFGARTDGATFVELKPAELRSATLDGRPLDPADLVDNRLPLDGLTAGEHELRVDAAMRYSRTGEGMHRFTDPSDGETYTYSQLFLENVQRVFPAFDQPDLKATFELTVTAPAGWTVLANGITEHQGDGTWRAAATPPLSTYLVAVAAGPYHSVRTEHRGLPFGIHCRRSLAPFMDADADEILDITRACFDRYHEKFDEPYPFDSYDQAFVPEFNEGAMENPGLVTFRDEYLFRSAVTDTERQSRAMTIAHEMAHMWFGDLVTLRWWDDIWLNESFAEYMGFQTTAETTRFLDPWTAFGIARKTWGYDADQRPSTHPVAPDPHAVPDTASALLNFDGISYAKGAGALRQLVAWLGEKDFLAGINTHIARHKFANATLDDFIDSLAHATDRDVHAWAKAWLRTTGVDTLTPKVLHAGREWTLTLDRDAGPGAPDGGRPHRVAVGVYDRDLSGAPGLVLRERYETDVPATETAQPRDGGRPALIVPNDQDLTYAKIRLDDTSQETALRGLSQVPDALTRAVLWNSLRDMVRDGELDGGSYLTAALAHLPEESDLAIVQGVLAFATDHIADRYTGPAERPAALAALGELCRDLIRRTEDGSNPGLRLTAVRTAIDVATQPAPLQVWLTEGTVPGGPELDPELRWRVLARLAVLDATDEAAIAAELARDPSATGREGAARCRASLPDAAAKRAAWEAMFASDELSNYLLKATAQGFWQPEQAELLQEYVPRYYEDAVTVAARRGPAVADIVGRWAFPAPLVNAETLRLGERCLRDADPVPALRRKFIDQLDDLARALRVRQGAGKG, translated from the coding sequence ATGCCCGCACTGACGCGCGACGAAGCGCAGACCCGAGCCCAGCTCATCGACGTCCACCGGTACACCGTCGAGCTCGACCTGACCCAGGCGGCGGACCCCGCCCGCGAGACCTTCGACTCGCGTACCGTCATCCGGTTCGGCGCCCGCACCGACGGCGCCACCTTCGTCGAGCTCAAGCCCGCCGAACTGCGCTCCGCCACCCTCGACGGGCGCCCCCTGGACCCGGCGGACCTCGTCGACAACCGCCTCCCCCTCGACGGGCTCACCGCGGGCGAGCACGAACTGCGCGTGGACGCCGCGATGCGCTACTCCCGCACCGGCGAGGGCATGCACCGCTTCACCGACCCCAGCGACGGCGAGACCTACACGTACTCCCAGCTGTTCCTGGAGAACGTCCAGCGCGTCTTCCCCGCCTTCGACCAGCCCGACCTGAAGGCCACCTTCGAGCTGACCGTCACCGCCCCCGCGGGCTGGACCGTCCTCGCCAACGGCATCACCGAACACCAGGGCGACGGCACCTGGCGGGCCGCCGCCACCCCGCCCCTGTCCACCTACCTCGTCGCCGTCGCCGCCGGCCCCTACCACTCGGTGCGCACCGAACACCGCGGACTGCCCTTCGGCATCCACTGCCGCCGCTCCCTCGCGCCCTTCATGGACGCCGACGCCGACGAGATCCTCGACATCACCCGCGCCTGCTTCGACCGCTACCACGAGAAGTTCGACGAGCCCTACCCCTTCGACTCCTACGACCAGGCGTTCGTCCCCGAGTTCAACGAGGGCGCCATGGAGAACCCCGGGCTCGTCACCTTCCGCGACGAGTACCTCTTCCGCTCCGCCGTCACCGACACCGAGCGCCAGTCACGCGCCATGACCATCGCCCACGAGATGGCCCACATGTGGTTCGGCGACCTCGTCACCCTCAGGTGGTGGGACGACATCTGGCTCAACGAGTCCTTCGCCGAGTACATGGGCTTCCAGACCACCGCCGAGACCACCCGCTTCCTGGACCCGTGGACCGCCTTCGGCATCGCCCGCAAGACCTGGGGATACGACGCCGACCAGCGCCCCTCCACCCACCCCGTCGCCCCCGACCCCCACGCCGTGCCCGACACCGCGTCCGCGCTGCTCAACTTCGACGGCATCTCCTACGCCAAGGGAGCCGGCGCCCTGCGCCAGCTCGTCGCCTGGCTCGGCGAGAAGGACTTCCTCGCCGGCATCAACACCCACATCGCACGGCACAAGTTCGCCAACGCCACCCTCGACGACTTCATCGACTCCCTCGCCCACGCCACCGACCGGGACGTACACGCCTGGGCCAAGGCCTGGCTGCGCACCACCGGCGTCGACACCCTCACCCCGAAGGTCCTGCACGCCGGACGCGAATGGACCCTCACCCTCGACCGCGACGCGGGCCCCGGCGCCCCCGACGGCGGCCGGCCCCACCGCGTCGCCGTCGGCGTCTACGACCGCGACCTCTCCGGCGCCCCCGGCCTGGTCCTGCGCGAGCGCTACGAGACCGACGTCCCCGCCACCGAGACCGCCCAGCCCCGCGACGGCGGCCGCCCCGCCCTGATCGTCCCCAACGACCAGGACCTCACCTACGCCAAGATCCGCCTCGACGACACCTCCCAGGAGACCGCGCTGCGCGGCCTCTCCCAAGTCCCCGACGCCCTGACCCGCGCCGTCCTGTGGAACAGCCTGCGCGACATGGTCCGCGACGGAGAACTCGACGGCGGCTCCTACCTGACGGCGGCCCTCGCCCACCTCCCCGAGGAGAGCGACCTCGCCATCGTCCAAGGCGTACTCGCCTTCGCCACCGACCACATCGCCGACCGCTACACCGGCCCCGCGGAGCGGCCCGCCGCCCTCGCCGCCCTCGGCGAACTCTGCCGCGACCTGATCCGGCGCACCGAGGACGGCTCCAACCCCGGCCTGCGCCTCACCGCGGTCCGCACCGCCATCGACGTCGCCACCCAGCCCGCACCCCTCCAGGTGTGGCTGACCGAAGGCACCGTGCCCGGCGGCCCCGAACTCGACCCCGAGCTGCGCTGGCGCGTCCTCGCCCGGCTCGCCGTGCTCGACGCCACCGACGAGGCGGCCATCGCCGCCGAGCTGGCCAGGGACCCGAGCGCCACCGGCCGGGAAGGCGCCGCCCGCTGCCGTGCCTCGCTGCCCGACGCCGCCGCCAAGAGGGCCGCGTGGGAGGCGATGTTCGCCTCCGACGAGCTGTCCAACTACCTCCTCAAGGCCACCGCGCAGGGCTTCTGGCAGCCCGAACAGGCCGAGCTCCTCCAGGAGTACGTCCCGCGCTACTACGAGGACGCCGTCACAGTCGCCGCGCGGCGCGGCCCCGCCGTCGCCGACATCGTGGGCCGCTGGGCCTTCCCCGCCCCCCTCGTAAACGCCGAGACGCTCCGGCTGGGCGAGCGGTGCCTGCGCGACGCGGACCCCGTCCCCGCCCTGCGCCGCAAGTTCATCGACCAACTCGACGACCTGGCAAGGGCGTTGCGCGTCCGGCAGGGCGCGGGCAAGGGCTGA
- a CDS encoding chorismate mutase produces MNTSHTSDANGVPASDASAPPTVDASAPPASDAAVRAELSRLRDSIDNIDAAVVHMLAERFKCTQQVGHLKANHHLPPADPDREARQIARLRELAESAKLDPAFAEKLLNFIIAEVIRHHETIAKSS; encoded by the coding sequence ATGAACACCAGCCACACCAGTGACGCGAACGGCGTCCCCGCCTCCGACGCGAGCGCACCCCCCACGGTCGACGCGAGCGCGCCCCCGGCCTCCGACGCGGCCGTGCGCGCCGAGCTGTCCCGGCTGCGCGACAGCATCGACAACATCGACGCCGCCGTCGTCCACATGCTCGCCGAGCGCTTCAAGTGCACCCAGCAGGTCGGCCACCTCAAGGCCAACCACCACCTGCCGCCCGCGGACCCGGACCGCGAGGCCCGCCAGATCGCCCGGCTGCGCGAACTCGCCGAGAGCGCCAAGCTCGACCCCGCCTTCGCCGAGAAGCTGCTCAACTTCATCATCGCCGAGGTGATCCGCCACCACGAGACGATCGCGAAGTCCTCCTAG
- a CDS encoding helix-turn-helix domain-containing protein produces the protein MYHTWMRYFTPSPTHHRLGLACLGVGLQHGLLPTVGPRTLDHHVAVVISAGGGWFRGPDGTVTTVTAPALIWLTPGVRHHYGPDPDTGWDECFVDFTGPATPTYTELGYIEPHRPVVPLSDAAGARAAVGRIARAARRGNPLLEVETGAAVHELLVALRRARADIAPDGDPVLQALARDAFRPLTVAEHAARHGMTPAELRTAVRRGAGCSPKDYLLGIRLGRAKELLAATELPVAAVARRVGYDDPAYFSRLFTRRVGTAPVRFREQQGRAVPGGWSQQIPDPDHPPILRSSAAGGPEPAT, from the coding sequence ATGTACCACACCTGGATGCGGTATTTCACTCCCAGCCCGACCCACCACCGGCTCGGCCTCGCCTGCCTCGGCGTCGGCCTCCAGCACGGCCTCCTGCCGACCGTCGGCCCCCGCACCCTCGACCACCACGTCGCCGTCGTCATCAGCGCGGGCGGCGGCTGGTTCCGCGGCCCCGACGGCACCGTCACGACGGTGACCGCGCCCGCCCTGATCTGGCTCACCCCCGGCGTACGCCACCACTACGGGCCCGACCCCGACACCGGCTGGGACGAGTGCTTCGTCGACTTCACGGGCCCCGCCACCCCCACGTACACCGAACTCGGCTACATCGAACCCCACCGCCCCGTCGTGCCGCTCTCCGACGCGGCAGGCGCCCGGGCAGCCGTCGGCCGCATCGCCCGCGCCGCCCGCCGCGGCAACCCCCTCCTCGAAGTCGAGACCGGCGCCGCCGTCCACGAACTCCTCGTCGCCCTGCGCCGCGCCCGCGCCGACATCGCCCCCGACGGCGACCCCGTCCTCCAGGCCTTGGCCCGCGACGCCTTCCGGCCGCTGACCGTCGCCGAACACGCCGCCCGGCACGGCATGACCCCCGCCGAACTGCGCACCGCCGTGCGGCGCGGCGCCGGGTGCAGCCCCAAGGACTACCTCCTCGGCATCCGCCTCGGCCGCGCCAAGGAACTCCTCGCCGCCACCGAACTGCCCGTCGCCGCCGTCGCCCGCCGCGTCGGCTACGACGACCCCGCCTACTTCTCCCGCCTCTTCACCCGCCGCGTCGGCACCGCCCCCGTCCGCTTCCGCGAACAACAGGGCCGGGCCGTCCCCGGCGGCTGGTCCCAGCAGATACCGGACCCCGACCACCCGCCGATCCTGCGCTCCTCCGCGGCGGGCGGTCCCGAACCGGCAACGTAG
- a CDS encoding glycoside hydrolase family 35 protein — translation MGGFRVGEDDFELEGRPVRLLSGALHYFRVHEEQWGHRLAMLRAMGLNCVETYVPWNLHEPRPGVFRDVSALGRFLDAARAAGLWAIVRPGPYICAEWENGGLPHWLTGALGARVRTRDGAYLAHVERWFGRVLREVVPRQYGGPEGGCVLMVQVENEYGSYGSDQVYLRRLAALLRAEGVRVPLFTSDGPEDHMLTGGSIPGVLATANFGSGARSGFATLRAHRPKGPLMCMEFWCGWFDHWGADHVVRDADDAATALREILECGASVNVYMAHGGSNFAGWAGANRGGGALHDGPLEPDVTSYDYDAPIDEFGRATAKFWRFREILAPYASGPLPEPPPPPPVLGAPVSAALTDWSPLETVLERLGTPEAEYAVPPSFEELDVDRGLVRYAVTVPGPRGPYPLSVRGLRDLAVVYVDGVRAGVLTEDAPVLEAPVAGHARVELWVESLGRVNYGPRTGETKGVTGGILHERQYLHGVRARGLRLDAFDVPSAVRGIPATGAAEGRPGLYRGTVEITAPGDATLELPGWTRGFVWLNGFNLGRYWSIGPQRTLYVPGPVLREGSNEVWVLELEGTAGAALTLS, via the coding sequence ATGGGCGGGTTCAGGGTCGGCGAGGACGATTTCGAGCTGGAGGGGCGTCCGGTGCGGCTGCTCTCCGGCGCGCTGCACTACTTCAGGGTGCACGAGGAGCAGTGGGGTCACCGGCTGGCGATGCTGCGCGCGATGGGGCTCAACTGTGTGGAGACGTACGTGCCGTGGAATCTGCACGAGCCGCGTCCCGGCGTGTTCCGTGACGTGTCGGCGCTCGGCCGTTTCCTGGACGCAGCGCGGGCGGCGGGTCTGTGGGCGATCGTCCGCCCGGGGCCCTACATCTGCGCGGAGTGGGAGAACGGCGGGTTGCCGCACTGGCTGACGGGTGCGTTGGGGGCGCGGGTGCGGACGCGTGACGGGGCGTACCTGGCGCATGTGGAGCGCTGGTTCGGGCGGGTGCTGCGGGAGGTCGTGCCGCGTCAGTACGGCGGCCCCGAGGGCGGTTGCGTGCTCATGGTGCAGGTCGAGAACGAGTACGGCAGCTACGGCTCGGACCAGGTGTATCTGCGCCGGCTGGCCGCTCTGCTGCGCGCCGAGGGTGTGCGGGTGCCGCTGTTCACCTCGGACGGGCCCGAGGACCACATGCTGACCGGTGGCTCGATCCCGGGGGTCCTCGCGACGGCGAACTTCGGGTCGGGGGCACGGTCGGGCTTCGCGACGCTGCGCGCGCACCGGCCGAAGGGGCCGCTGATGTGCATGGAGTTCTGGTGCGGCTGGTTCGACCACTGGGGCGCGGACCATGTCGTACGGGACGCCGACGACGCGGCGACGGCACTGCGGGAGATTCTGGAGTGCGGGGCGTCGGTGAATGTCTATATGGCGCACGGCGGTTCGAACTTCGCGGGCTGGGCGGGCGCGAACCGGGGTGGGGGCGCTCTGCACGACGGGCCGCTGGAGCCGGACGTGACGTCGTACGACTATGACGCGCCGATCGACGAGTTCGGCCGTGCGACGGCGAAGTTCTGGCGCTTCAGGGAGATCCTCGCCCCGTACGCGTCCGGGCCGCTGCCCGAGCCGCCCCCTCCCCCGCCGGTCCTCGGTGCCCCCGTGTCGGCGGCGCTCACCGACTGGTCGCCGCTGGAGACGGTCCTGGAGCGGCTGGGCACCCCGGAGGCGGAATACGCCGTACCGCCCTCCTTCGAAGAGCTGGACGTGGACCGCGGCCTGGTGCGCTACGCCGTGACGGTGCCGGGCCCGCGCGGGCCGTATCCGCTGAGCGTGCGGGGGCTTCGCGATCTGGCGGTCGTGTACGTGGACGGGGTGCGGGCCGGTGTCCTGACCGAGGACGCGCCCGTGCTGGAGGCCCCGGTGGCCGGGCACGCGCGCGTGGAGCTGTGGGTGGAGTCGCTGGGCCGGGTCAACTACGGGCCGCGCACGGGTGAGACCAAGGGGGTCACCGGAGGGATCCTCCACGAGCGGCAGTATCTGCACGGGGTGCGGGCGCGGGGTCTGCGGCTCGACGCGTTCGACGTGCCGTCGGCGGTACGGGGGATCCCCGCGACCGGCGCCGCGGAGGGCCGCCCCGGCCTGTACCGGGGCACGGTCGAGATCACCGCCCCCGGCGACGCGACCCTCGAACTCCCCGGCTGGACCCGGGGCTTCGTCTGGCTGAACGGCTTCAACCTGGGCCGCTACTGGTCGATCGGCCCGCAGCGGACGCTGTACGTGCCGGGCCCCGTGCTGCGGGAGGGCAGCAACGAGGTGTGGGTGCTTGAGCTGGAGGGGACGGCCGGGGCGGCACTCACCCTGTCCTGA